The following are encoded in a window of Bradyrhizobium sp. WBOS07 genomic DNA:
- a CDS encoding DUF4082 domain-containing protein, with the protein MLYQKASVFYRARPLLWGESDSSESDLLPSGVPPWNASWSGGLAARQVSDLRGAIGPSRSRTGATHWISSSGGYWNVAANWSGGIPDAGSAAFIDAPGSYVVTTRGNVDVGSLTVDAGATVALGRESSFVVEGDTINNGSIKLGPSGGEGSAAADFKGDVRGAGDFAIADRSVLEIRGAVSGHLANGSFSGITVSFETDVGTLVLDRSAEFHGLIGSSSPDRPLSAGNLIDLRDFAFTSTMSASVHYDRSSNISTVDFSNGAGNVTLLVSGQDSNWTFASDGQGGTAVADPVTNPIVLENQKQGTSPNIWQIDVGANSTRIQGFTTAISTNVGGAVQFKVDNQTGTPNYRIDIYRLGYYGGNGARLITTMQHQAATSVVQPAPLKDSSTGLVDAGNWSVTDTWNVPTDAVSGVYIANVIEGTQVFQIPFVVRNDASQSAIVFQTADQTWQAYNPWGGANLYFGNGPGDGGSAYAVSYNRPITTRDGGLGSSANDMVFSAEYPAIYWLEQNGYDVSYISGIDAATNGSLLLNHQIYMDVGHDEYWTDSQFANVQAAGRAGVNLAFLSGNEVYWQTRLAASIDPSQTANRTLISYKDTHANQLIDPTGTATGTFMDARFASTGGMSGIPSNALTGTVFQVDGDSYGAIEIPYGITQLRLWRNAPIAGTAEGQTASLTPNLLGYEWDASPDNGFRPAGLVSVSSTTVQTTKYLLDYGNTTGNGTATHNLVQFRDPVSGALVFGAGTVFWSWGLASDHDQHNIAPQTPTDRNVQQAMVNLFADMGVQPATLQASLVIASQSTDHTDPTSTITNLSATSVVEGQSITVTGTASDAGGLIGGVEVSSDGGSTWHPANSTVGVSNANWTYTFAAGAPGQLTIRSRAVDDSLNLEAPGGGVAYTVTPSSNLTIFSPTDTPAVVDTPDAAAVELGVKFVTAAPGDITGIRFYKSAQNTGTHLGNLWTSSGTLLASATFANETVSGWQQVNFATPVHIQAGVTYIASYHTNTGHYSTTDFYFDNPGHTNGSLTATGSGLNGVYAYGPGPLFPSNISMKDGDNYWVDVVFRNTSQLPQANNDSGYTVTQSGVLNIPASALLANDTDPAGLSFSISGVSNPVNGSVSYNVQSQTVTFTPAANYAGAAQFDYTITDTAGASGTGQVFLKVSYPISAQSLFGTNDTPSVANSGDTSPVEVGVRFSASVSGTITGLRFYKGALNTGTHVAHLWSSTGTLLGTATFASETASGWQQVSFSSPIAITAGTTYVASYHTNGNYSNTQSYFTAPISNGQLSAPATGNGVYAYGTGAVFPTNVYKSTNYFVDVIFNGSAATNTSPTAVADAGDGTEKGGVNNSTGGSPATGNVLSNDTDPDAGDTKTVTAVSFGSTSGTIGSALNGAHGSLVLNASGTFTYAVNETDPAVQALRLASNTLTDVFNYTMRDAAGATSSTTLTITIHGANDAPVLAVQTANQTATVGSAFSLTLPASTFTDVDSADSLNYTATTASGSALPAWLTFNASTRTFGGTPSSADVGTLDVKATVTDLGSLTASETFNIVVTTTANAPPNAVTDAGDATEKGGVNNGTGGSPATGNVLSNDTDPDAGDTKAVTAVSFGTTSGTLGSALNGAHGSLVLNASGAFTYTVNETDPAIQALRLSTNTLTDVFNYTMRDAAGATSSTTLTVTIHGANDAPVLAAQTVNQTATVGSAFSLTLPAGTFTDVDSGDSLSYSAAAADGSALPAWLTFNASTRTFSGTPTSADVGTFGVRAVATDLGGLTASETFSIAVGTVSSTVSLFSASDTPSVLSTSDPSQVNLGVRFTSSAAGAITGIKYYKSANDTGTHTGSLWSSTGTLLASAAFSNETSSGWQTLVFNSPVSIAAGTTYVASFHSNGRYAVTSNYFTSDRTNGPLTASASNNGVYTYGTGNLFPTSTFNATNYWVDVVFSNASGGTNQSPIANNDSGFNATQSVPLSISGSALLANDTDPNGDALTITGVSGAVNGTVSFSAQNNTVTFTPSSGYTGPASFNYAVSDGRGGSADAGVSVIVRAPSATTVSLFSSNPTPSIVTVNDPNPVELGMKFQASTSGDIMGLRFYKGPSNTGPHVANLWSSTGSLLATASFTNETASGWQQVNFATPVTITAGTTYVASYHTAGNYSDDPNLFANAVTNGPLTAPSSSSSGGNGVYAYGSGSLFPTNTFGATSYAVDVLFRPQLAA; encoded by the coding sequence ATGTTATATCAAAAGGCGAGCGTTTTTTATCGAGCAAGGCCTCTCCTCTGGGGGGAGAGCGATTCCAGCGAGAGTGATCTGCTCCCGTCGGGAGTGCCGCCCTGGAATGCGTCCTGGAGCGGCGGTTTAGCCGCCCGGCAGGTGTCCGATCTGCGGGGCGCGATTGGGCCTTCACGTTCCAGGACCGGTGCGACGCATTGGATCAGCTCGAGCGGCGGATATTGGAACGTCGCTGCGAACTGGAGTGGCGGGATTCCGGACGCCGGGTCCGCCGCCTTCATCGACGCGCCGGGATCTTATGTTGTCACAACCAGGGGCAATGTTGATGTCGGCAGCCTGACCGTTGATGCGGGTGCGACTGTTGCGCTCGGACGAGAGTCTTCCTTTGTCGTTGAAGGTGACACCATCAACAACGGCAGCATAAAGCTCGGACCGTCCGGCGGTGAGGGGAGTGCTGCAGCGGACTTCAAGGGCGACGTCCGGGGAGCGGGTGACTTCGCGATTGCCGATAGATCAGTTCTTGAGATCAGAGGGGCGGTCTCCGGGCACCTCGCCAACGGTTCATTCTCTGGCATAACCGTCTCCTTCGAGACGGACGTCGGCACCCTGGTGCTCGATCGCTCTGCTGAATTCCATGGCCTGATCGGAAGCTCATCGCCGGATCGGCCGCTTTCAGCCGGCAATCTGATTGATCTCAGGGATTTCGCCTTCACGTCGACGATGTCAGCATCCGTCCATTACGACCGGAGCTCAAACATCAGCACGGTCGATTTCAGCAATGGAGCTGGCAATGTCACCCTGCTGGTCTCTGGCCAGGACTCGAACTGGACCTTTGCAAGTGATGGGCAGGGCGGCACAGCCGTTGCAGATCCAGTTACGAACCCGATCGTTCTGGAAAATCAGAAGCAAGGCACATCGCCGAACATCTGGCAGATTGATGTTGGCGCAAACTCGACCAGGATCCAGGGGTTCACGACGGCGATAAGCACCAATGTCGGCGGGGCCGTCCAATTCAAGGTCGATAACCAAACAGGCACGCCGAACTATCGCATCGACATCTACCGGCTTGGCTACTACGGCGGCAACGGTGCCAGGCTGATTACGACGATGCAGCATCAGGCTGCGACCTCCGTCGTGCAACCGGCGCCGTTGAAAGACAGCTCGACCGGCCTGGTCGATGCCGGCAATTGGAGCGTGACCGATACCTGGAACGTGCCGACGGACGCGGTTTCTGGCGTGTACATCGCCAACGTGATCGAAGGAACGCAGGTGTTTCAAATTCCATTTGTGGTCCGCAATGATGCATCGCAAAGCGCGATCGTGTTCCAGACCGCCGATCAGACCTGGCAGGCCTACAACCCGTGGGGCGGGGCCAATCTCTACTTCGGCAACGGGCCTGGCGACGGCGGCTCCGCTTACGCCGTGAGCTACAATCGTCCGATCACGACGCGCGACGGCGGGCTCGGGAGCTCTGCCAACGACATGGTGTTCTCGGCCGAATATCCGGCGATCTACTGGCTCGAGCAGAACGGATACGACGTTTCCTACATTTCAGGCATCGATGCTGCCACCAACGGATCGCTGCTGCTCAATCACCAGATCTATATGGATGTGGGGCATGACGAATATTGGACCGACAGCCAGTTCGCCAACGTCCAGGCGGCCGGCCGTGCCGGTGTCAATCTGGCCTTTCTGAGCGGCAACGAGGTGTACTGGCAGACCAGGCTGGCTGCCAGCATTGATCCCAGTCAGACCGCCAATCGGACTTTGATCTCGTACAAGGATACCCATGCCAACCAGTTGATCGACCCGACAGGGACGGCGACGGGAACGTTCATGGACGCGCGCTTTGCTTCGACCGGAGGGATGTCAGGTATCCCCTCCAACGCGCTGACCGGAACGGTCTTCCAAGTGGACGGGGATTCTTACGGCGCGATCGAGATCCCGTATGGGATAACGCAGTTGAGGCTCTGGCGCAACGCGCCGATTGCCGGGACTGCTGAGGGCCAGACTGCGTCTCTGACGCCAAACCTGCTCGGCTATGAATGGGATGCGTCACCGGACAACGGCTTCCGCCCGGCCGGTCTGGTCAGTGTCTCCTCGACCACTGTGCAAACCACAAAATACCTGCTCGATTACGGCAACACGACCGGCAACGGTACAGCCACTCACAATCTGGTTCAGTTTCGTGACCCGGTGAGTGGTGCTCTTGTCTTTGGCGCCGGTACTGTATTCTGGTCCTGGGGCCTTGCGTCGGATCATGACCAGCACAACATCGCGCCCCAGACGCCGACCGATCGGAACGTCCAACAGGCCATGGTCAACCTGTTCGCCGACATGGGCGTGCAGCCTGCGACGCTGCAGGCCAGCCTGGTGATTGCGAGCCAATCGACCGATCACACTGACCCGACGTCCACGATCACCAATCTCTCCGCCACGAGCGTCGTGGAGGGGCAGTCCATCACCGTAACCGGAACGGCAAGCGATGCCGGTGGGCTCATCGGCGGTGTTGAGGTTTCGTCCGACGGCGGCAGCACCTGGCATCCGGCCAACAGCACCGTCGGCGTGTCCAATGCCAACTGGACCTATACGTTTGCCGCAGGCGCGCCGGGGCAATTGACGATTCGGAGCAGGGCCGTTGACGATAGTTTGAACCTCGAAGCCCCAGGAGGCGGCGTTGCCTACACGGTGACCCCTTCTTCGAATCTGACGATATTCAGTCCAACGGACACGCCGGCGGTCGTCGATACGCCGGACGCCGCTGCCGTGGAGCTCGGAGTTAAGTTCGTCACCGCCGCGCCGGGTGATATTACAGGCATCCGGTTCTATAAGAGCGCCCAGAATACGGGAACGCATCTCGGCAATCTCTGGACTTCGAGCGGCACGCTGCTTGCAAGCGCAACATTCGCCAACGAAACAGTGAGCGGTTGGCAACAAGTCAACTTCGCGACGCCGGTACATATACAGGCCGGAGTGACCTACATCGCCTCGTATCATACCAACACCGGCCACTATTCCACGACAGACTTCTATTTTGACAACCCGGGTCACACCAACGGCTCGTTGACAGCGACAGGGAGTGGCCTGAACGGCGTCTACGCCTACGGACCGGGTCCGCTCTTCCCCTCCAATATCTCGATGAAGGATGGTGACAATTACTGGGTCGATGTCGTCTTCAGGAATACGAGCCAGCTGCCGCAAGCCAATAATGATAGCGGATACACGGTCACGCAGAGCGGCGTGCTGAACATTCCGGCATCGGCGCTGCTCGCCAATGACACCGACCCGGCCGGTCTGTCCTTTTCGATCAGCGGCGTGAGCAATCCGGTCAATGGCAGCGTAAGCTATAACGTCCAGTCTCAGACGGTGACATTCACGCCAGCCGCTAACTACGCGGGAGCGGCCCAGTTCGATTACACGATCACGGACACCGCGGGTGCCAGTGGAACGGGCCAGGTCTTCCTCAAGGTCAGCTATCCGATATCGGCGCAGAGCCTGTTCGGAACCAACGACACGCCGAGCGTTGCCAATTCGGGCGACACCAGCCCGGTCGAGGTCGGCGTCAGGTTCAGCGCATCGGTCAGCGGGACGATAACCGGCCTGCGCTTCTACAAGGGGGCGCTGAACACAGGTACTCACGTCGCGCATCTCTGGAGCTCGACGGGAACGCTGCTCGGCACGGCGACCTTCGCGTCTGAGACAGCCAGCGGTTGGCAGCAGGTCAGTTTCTCGAGCCCGATAGCCATTACCGCAGGCACGACATACGTTGCTTCCTATCATACCAATGGCAATTATTCGAACACTCAGAGCTATTTCACCGCGCCGATCAGCAATGGTCAGCTGAGCGCTCCTGCCACAGGGAATGGCGTTTATGCCTACGGTACCGGAGCCGTATTCCCGACCAACGTCTACAAGTCGACCAATTACTTTGTCGACGTGATCTTCAATGGATCCGCCGCTACGAACACGTCGCCGACCGCTGTGGCCGACGCGGGCGACGGCACCGAGAAGGGCGGCGTCAATAACAGTACCGGCGGCTCACCCGCCACGGGAAACGTACTGTCCAACGACACCGATCCGGACGCGGGCGATACGAAGACCGTAACTGCGGTCAGCTTCGGTTCGACCTCCGGGACGATCGGCTCCGCGCTGAATGGCGCGCATGGAAGTCTCGTGCTCAACGCCTCTGGCACTTTTACTTATGCGGTCAACGAAACCGATCCCGCCGTGCAGGCCCTGCGGCTTGCGAGCAACACACTGACGGACGTCTTCAACTACACAATGCGTGATGCCGCCGGCGCGACATCCTCGACCACGCTCACGATCACCATCCATGGCGCCAACGATGCGCCGGTGCTGGCGGTCCAGACCGCCAACCAAACCGCAACAGTGGGCTCGGCGTTCTCGCTAACGCTGCCTGCGAGCACCTTCACCGATGTCGATTCCGCCGACTCGCTCAATTACACCGCGACAACGGCTAGCGGCTCTGCACTTCCTGCCTGGCTCACCTTTAACGCATCAACCCGAACGTTTGGCGGCACACCATCGTCAGCCGACGTCGGCACGCTGGATGTGAAGGCAACTGTAACGGATCTCGGCAGCCTCACCGCAAGCGAAACATTCAATATCGTCGTAACGACGACCGCGAACGCGCCGCCAAACGCTGTCACCGACGCGGGCGACGCAACCGAGAAGGGCGGTGTCAATAACGGCACTGGCGGCTCACCCGCCACGGGAAACGTACTGTCCAACGACACCGATCCGGACGCGGGCGATACGAAGGCCGTGACTGCGGTCAGCTTCGGTACGACGTCCGGCACGCTGGGCTCGGCGCTGAATGGAGCGCACGGAAGCCTCGTGCTCAATGCTTCAGGTGCTTTCACCTATACGGTCAATGAGACTGACCCCGCCATTCAAGCCTTGCGGCTTTCGACCAATACACTGACGGACGTCTTCAACTACACAATGCGTGATGCCGCCGGTGCGACATCGTCGACCACGCTCACGGTCACCATTCACGGCGCCAACGATGCGCCGGTGCTGGCGGCGCAGACCGTCAACCAAACTGCAACGGTAGGTTCGGCGTTTTCGCTGACGTTGCCGGCGGGCACGTTCACCGACGTGGATTCCGGCGATTCACTCAGCTACAGCGCTGCCGCCGCCGACGGTTCGGCACTGCCGGCCTGGCTGACCTTCAACGCCTCGACTCGGACCTTCAGCGGTACACCGACTTCGGCCGATGTCGGCACGTTCGGCGTGAGAGCCGTCGCAACTGATCTCGGCGGCCTCACGGCCAGCGAGACATTCAGCATTGCGGTGGGGACAGTCTCCTCGACCGTCAGCTTGTTCTCGGCTTCCGATACTCCTTCGGTGCTGTCGACATCCGATCCATCTCAGGTCAACCTGGGAGTACGGTTTACTTCCTCCGCCGCCGGCGCGATTACCGGGATCAAATATTACAAGAGTGCGAACGACACAGGCACCCACACCGGCTCCCTGTGGAGCAGCACGGGAACGCTGCTTGCGAGCGCAGCCTTCTCCAACGAGACCAGCAGCGGTTGGCAAACCCTCGTATTCAACAGCCCCGTCTCGATTGCGGCCGGAACCACCTACGTCGCGAGCTTTCACAGCAACGGCCGCTATGCGGTTACGTCAAACTACTTCACGTCCGATCGCACGAATGGGCCGCTCACGGCTTCCGCGAGCAACAATGGTGTATACACCTACGGAACGGGAAATCTGTTTCCGACGAGCACATTCAACGCGACGAATTACTGGGTCGATGTCGTGTTCAGCAATGCGAGTGGCGGCACGAATCAGTCGCCGATCGCCAACAACGACAGCGGCTTCAACGCGACCCAAAGCGTCCCGCTCAGCATTTCTGGTTCGGCGCTCCTTGCAAACGATACCGATCCAAACGGGGATGCCCTGACGATCACCGGTGTCAGCGGCGCCGTCAACGGCACCGTCAGCTTCAGTGCCCAGAACAACACGGTGACGTTCACTCCCAGCAGCGGATACACCGGACCGGCATCGTTCAATTACGCCGTTTCCGATGGCCGGGGCGGTTCGGCAGATGCCGGGGTGAGTGTAATTGTTCGTGCGCCGTCGGCAACCACCGTAAGCCTGTTCAGCTCGAATCCAACCCCCAGCATTGTGACGGTGAATGACCCGAACCCGGTCGAGCTTGGTATGAAGTTCCAAGCGTCCACTTCGGGAGACATCATGGGTCTCCGCTTCTACAAGGGGCCGTCCAACACCGGGCCGCATGTCGCGAATCTCTGGAGCAGCACGGGGAGCCTATTGGCCACTGCTTCCTTTACCAACGAGACGGCGAGCGGCTGGCAGCAGGTCAACTTTGCGACGCCGGTCACGATCACGGCAGGAACGACCTATGTCGCCTCCTACCACACTGCCGGCAACTATTCGGACGATCCAAACCTGTTTGCCAATGCGGTGACGAACGGACCGCTCACGGCGCCGTCGTCCTCGTCGAGCGGCGGCAACGGCGTCTACGCGTACGGATCCGGCAGCCTATTTCCAACCAACACGTTCGGCGCGACCAGCTATGCGGTCGACGTTCTCTTCAGGCCGCAGCTCGCTGCATAG
- the rfbB gene encoding dTDP-glucose 4,6-dehydratase gives MRVLVTGGAGFIGSAVCRQLALEAEASVVNVDKLTYAANLASLASIDGTSRYRFEQHDICDQEAVTRLFHKWQPSAVIHLAAESHVDRSITGSATFISTNIVGTYTLLEAARRYYDGLSNQRKRQFRFIHVSTDEVYGSLGPADCFREDTPYRPSSPYSASKAASDHLALAWYKTYGLPVIVSNCSNNYGPFQFPEKLIPLTILNAIEYKPLPVYGDGSNVRDWLHVEDHAAGLIRLLSDGRAGEKYNFGGDSERSNLEVVTQICETLDRLRPGPAARRSLISFVPDRPGHDARYAIDASKARSELGWRPTRSFEQGLAETVEWYLASGAWWARARNMVYDGSRLGLPATQH, from the coding sequence ATGCGTGTTCTGGTGACGGGCGGAGCGGGATTTATCGGGTCTGCGGTCTGCCGCCAATTGGCCTTGGAAGCTGAGGCCTCGGTCGTCAATGTCGACAAGTTGACCTACGCAGCCAATTTGGCCTCGTTGGCCTCCATCGACGGTACCAGCCGCTATCGATTTGAGCAGCATGACATCTGCGATCAGGAGGCGGTCACTCGCTTATTCCACAAATGGCAGCCGAGCGCGGTTATCCACTTGGCAGCCGAAAGCCATGTCGATCGGTCGATTACCGGCTCGGCAACGTTCATCAGTACCAACATTGTCGGCACTTACACTTTGCTGGAGGCTGCCAGGCGATATTACGACGGGCTGTCGAATCAGCGGAAGAGACAGTTCAGGTTCATACACGTGTCGACGGACGAGGTGTACGGTTCATTGGGGCCGGCCGACTGCTTCCGCGAAGATACCCCTTATCGGCCGAGTTCTCCCTATTCAGCGAGCAAGGCGGCCTCCGACCACCTCGCGCTCGCCTGGTACAAGACCTATGGCTTGCCGGTGATCGTGTCGAACTGTTCGAATAACTACGGACCATTCCAATTCCCGGAAAAGCTCATTCCGCTGACGATTCTCAACGCGATTGAATACAAGCCGTTGCCTGTCTACGGCGACGGAAGCAACGTGCGGGATTGGCTTCATGTCGAGGACCACGCAGCAGGCCTGATCAGGCTGCTAAGCGATGGCAGGGCCGGAGAGAAGTATAATTTCGGCGGCGACAGCGAGCGCTCCAACCTGGAAGTCGTCACCCAGATTTGTGAAACGCTTGATCGATTGCGTCCCGGGCCAGCAGCGAGGCGATCGTTGATTTCGTTCGTGCCGGATCGTCCGGGACACGACGCACGTTACGCGATCGATGCGTCCAAAGCTCGCAGCGAGCTGGGCTGGCGGCCGACCCGAAGCTTCGAACAAGGTCTCGCCGAGACGGTGGAATGGTATCTGGCCAGCGGCGCCTGGTGGGCGCGAGCTCGCAACATGGTTTACGACGGCTCGCGTCTTGGCCTTCCAGCCACCCAACACTGA
- the rfbC gene encoding dTDP-4-dehydrorhamnose 3,5-epimerase, whose amino-acid sequence MLEVRSLTIPDVKVVRLKRLSDTRGYFCETFRRSAFAENGISQDFIQDNQSCSERVGTVRGLHFQRPPFAQAKLVRVLRGAILDVVLDLRRRSPTFGKHVSVTLDSESDEQLLVPKGFAHGFCTLEPQTTVLYKVDEVYSPEHDGGVYWADPELAIEWPVKAAEAQLSPKDRALPTFGQLASVFE is encoded by the coding sequence ATGCTGGAAGTGCGAAGTTTGACGATTCCGGACGTAAAGGTCGTCCGATTAAAGCGCTTGTCCGATACGCGGGGCTATTTCTGCGAAACCTTCCGTCGCTCTGCGTTCGCCGAAAATGGGATCTCTCAAGACTTTATCCAGGACAATCAGTCATGCTCCGAGCGGGTCGGCACGGTTCGCGGATTGCACTTCCAGCGGCCTCCCTTCGCGCAGGCCAAGCTGGTTCGCGTGTTGAGAGGAGCCATCCTTGATGTGGTGCTCGACCTGCGGCGTCGGTCGCCGACGTTCGGCAAGCACGTCTCGGTCACGCTGGATAGCGAGAGTGACGAGCAGTTGCTCGTTCCGAAAGGGTTCGCTCACGGCTTCTGTACGCTCGAGCCTCAAACCACCGTCCTTTATAAAGTCGATGAAGTCTACTCGCCGGAGCACGATGGCGGCGTCTACTGGGCCGATCCCGAATTGGCAATTGAGTGGCCGGTGAAGGCCGCAGAGGCCCAGCTTTCGCCGAAGGATCGAGCGCTTCCCACCTTCGGTCAGCTTGCTTCCGTGTTTGAGTAG
- the rfbA gene encoding glucose-1-phosphate thymidylyltransferase RfbA encodes MLKGIVLAGGSGTRLYPITRVVSKQLLPIYDKPMIYYPLSTLMLAGIREILIITTPADRSQFERLLGNGSQWGIRLSYAEQPRPGGLAEAFIVGADFIGTDRVAMVLGDNIFFGGGLRELLVKAAAREEGATVFAYHVRDPERYGVVTFDDAGRPLRIDEKPRRPTSNWAVTGLYFFDNRVVRYARRVEPSPRGELEITDLQMRYLAAGTLHVERMGRGFAWLDTGTVESLIDAGTFVQTLEKRQGMKVACVEEVAFRQGFIGQDQLRGLIQPLEKSGYGRYLNELLRLPGMPTDVAADADLNL; translated from the coding sequence ATGCTGAAGGGAATCGTCCTGGCTGGCGGCAGCGGAACACGGCTCTATCCGATCACACGTGTGGTCAGCAAGCAGCTGCTGCCCATCTATGACAAGCCGATGATCTACTATCCGCTGTCGACACTGATGCTGGCAGGCATCCGCGAGATCCTGATCATCACGACCCCGGCGGACCGATCCCAGTTCGAGCGATTGCTCGGGAACGGAAGCCAGTGGGGAATCCGGCTCAGCTATGCCGAACAACCGCGCCCGGGCGGGCTTGCTGAAGCGTTCATTGTAGGTGCCGATTTCATCGGAACTGATCGCGTCGCGATGGTACTCGGGGACAACATCTTTTTCGGCGGCGGTTTGCGCGAACTGCTCGTGAAAGCCGCGGCCCGCGAGGAAGGCGCAACCGTGTTCGCATATCACGTGCGCGATCCTGAACGGTACGGCGTTGTTACGTTTGACGACGCCGGCCGCCCACTACGAATCGACGAGAAGCCGAGAAGGCCGACATCGAACTGGGCCGTCACCGGTCTCTATTTTTTCGACAACCGGGTTGTGCGGTATGCCCGCAGGGTCGAGCCATCCCCCCGGGGAGAACTCGAGATCACCGATCTGCAAATGCGCTATCTCGCGGCCGGCACTCTCCACGTCGAGCGCATGGGAAGGGGATTCGCATGGTTGGATACGGGCACTGTCGAGTCGCTTATCGATGCAGGGACGTTCGTCCAAACGCTGGAAAAGCGGCAAGGCATGAAGGTGGCTTGCGTTGAGGAGGTCGCCTTTCGCCAGGGATTCATCGGTCAAGATCAGCTTCGCGGACTGATTCAGCCGTTGGAGAAGAGCGGATACGGCAGGTATCTGAATGAACTCCTGCGCTTGCCCGGGATGCCTACCGACGTCGCAGCCGACGCTGATTTAAATCTGTGA
- the rfbD gene encoding dTDP-4-dehydrorhamnose reductase yields the protein MIERPILIAGRNGQLGSCLRDAAALRGLSAVALGREELDLEVRDGIDRTVASIAPCMIINAAAYTAVDLAESEVGKAFSINRDGAAALADVAWQRNVPFVHLSTDYVFDGAKREAYDEADVPAPLNTYGASKLAGEAAVLAAHPLATVVRSSWIYSSIGSNFVRTMLRLAETRPIVRVVCDQYGSPTSAADLAAALLKIAQRSLTDDRRTAAGIFHVAGQGTTTWHGFAEAIFDGLSRRGGRPPTLEAITTAQYPSAARRPVNSRLESSKAERVFGFRLPCWRHSLETCLDQLVEGADTDAEGNRPGWRQRNTALSDHTCGQQAAAAHL from the coding sequence ATGATCGAACGACCGATTCTGATTGCTGGTCGAAATGGCCAATTGGGCAGCTGCCTTCGTGATGCCGCTGCTCTTCGCGGCCTGTCTGCGGTTGCCCTCGGACGCGAGGAACTCGACCTTGAGGTCCGGGACGGGATCGACAGGACGGTCGCCTCGATCGCCCCCTGTATGATCATTAATGCCGCGGCCTATACGGCTGTGGACCTGGCGGAGTCCGAGGTCGGAAAGGCCTTCAGCATCAATCGCGACGGCGCGGCTGCGCTGGCGGATGTTGCATGGCAGAGGAACGTTCCATTTGTGCACTTGTCCACCGATTACGTCTTCGACGGCGCCAAGCGCGAGGCTTACGACGAGGCCGACGTGCCGGCGCCGTTGAACACATACGGTGCATCAAAGTTGGCCGGCGAGGCGGCCGTATTGGCGGCGCATCCCCTGGCGACCGTCGTCAGGTCGTCGTGGATCTACAGCTCGATAGGCAGCAACTTCGTTCGGACAATGTTGCGGCTGGCCGAAACGCGCCCGATCGTAAGGGTCGTTTGCGACCAATACGGAAGCCCGACGTCGGCCGCGGATCTGGCGGCAGCGCTGCTGAAAATCGCACAGCGGTCGCTCACCGATGACCGCCGCACAGCGGCGGGCATTTTCCATGTGGCCGGCCAGGGAACAACGACCTGGCATGGCTTTGCCGAGGCAATCTTCGATGGTTTATCCCGTCGGGGAGGGCGACCGCCGACGCTGGAGGCGATCACGACAGCGCAGTATCCGAGCGCTGCGCGCAGGCCTGTAAACTCGCGCCTGGAGTCATCCAAAGCAGAACGCGTGTTTGGATTTCGATTACCCTGCTGGCGCCATTCTCTCGAAACCTGTCTCGACCAACTTGTCGAAGGAGCAGACACCGATGCTGAAGGGAATCGTCCTGGCTGGCGGCAGCGGAACACGGCTCTATCCGATCACACGTGTGGTCAGCAAGCAGCTGCTGCCCATCTATGA